From one Mytilus trossulus isolate FHL-02 chromosome 10, PNRI_Mtr1.1.1.hap1, whole genome shotgun sequence genomic stretch:
- the LOC134686982 gene encoding methylosome protein WDR77-like isoform X3 has translation MDQIPAAMDRHLDVIQCHTDGGVLLGASSLTGRYWLGSLWFYQNPNNAPDVEKCTAGVQLEAGLTDARWIDNTKVIVGLDTGGIEIWELIENYHTFVHVHSSLEHDNIISSVHLSCDNKRAVSCGYDKCIKVWDVETLSSVHSFRGHYDIVECVRCHPLEPSMFLSCSQDNRILLWDTRKPRPASVVGMFPIERKFLPSIVDSSPLENSPRSLAWQPQSKNMFAVGSSTGQIVFKDTRTSIGTPLSFTPHTRDVYKLEFCSNRPQLLASVSEDCTTVVTSLDTQKQVYRDCSHKDYVRGV, from the exons ATGGATCAAATCCCGGCCGCCATGGATAGACACTTAGATGTGATTCAGTGTCACACAG atGGCGGAGTATTACTTGGTGCCTCTAGTTTAACCGGCAGATATTGGCTTGGTTCATTATGGTTTTATCAGAATCCAAATAATGCACCTGATGTAGAAAAATGTACAGCTGGGGTCCAGTTAGAGGCTGGCCTTACTGATGCCAGATGGATAGATAATACCAAAGTTATAGTGGGCTTAGATACAG gTGGTATAGAGATCTGGGAGTTAATAGAAAACTACCACACATTTGTACATGTTCATTCCTCCTTAGAACATGATAACATCATCAGTAGTGTACATCTGTCATGTGACAACAAACGAGCTGTATCATGTGGATATGATAAATG TATCAAAGTTTGGGATGTAGAAACACTTTCATCAGTTCACTCATTTAGAG gGCATTACGATATAGTAGAATGTGTCAGATGTCATCCTTTAGAACCATCCATGTTCCTGTCTTGTTCACAA GATAATAGAATATTACTATGGGACACACGGAAACCTCGACCTGCATCAGTAGTAGGTATGTTTCCTATAGAACGAAAATTTTTACCCTCTATTGTAG ATTCTTCCCCATTAGAAAATTCTCCACGAAGCTTAGCATGGCAACCACAATCCAAGAACATGTTTGCTGTTGGTAGCAGCACAGGGCAGATTGTCTTTAAGGACACGCGGACCTCAATTGGAACTCCTTTATCATTTACACCACACACAAGGGATGTGTATAAATTAGAATTCTGTAGTAACAG acctCAATTATTGGCCTCTGTATCAGAGGATTGTACAACTGTTGTGACATCACTGGACACACAGAAACAAGT
- the LOC134686983 gene encoding calcipressin-2-like, whose translation MPKALKESIEPEQLDNRWDIIMEIEDNISHAEDVGTGASMEREFMEDNTFTDLPNALIVTNVAECVFDDEDAKKKLEDVFRVFDKDASFQYLKCFRRVRVNYILPDAAVKARIHLHETQICGQVSKCFFVQPIHTSGGNSPHLKLPPLTKQFLISPPASPPLDWEPVHEAEPVINFDLLHAMANLAPGQSHELHPPSDKHPAIVVHICEDSSDPDMNQPPKIIQTRRPP comes from the exons ATGCCAAAAGCACTGAAAGAGTCAATTGAACCAGAGCAACTTGACAATCGATGGGATATAATAATGGAAATAGAAGATAATATCAGTCATGCTGAGGATGTTGGCACCGGTGCCAGCATGGAAAGGGAGTTTATGGAAGACAATACATTTACAGACTTGCCAAATGCATTAATTGTCACTAACGTTGCTGAATGTGTATTTGATGATGAAGATGCAAAG AAGAAACTAGAAGATGTGTTTAGAGTTTTTGATAAAGATGCGTCTTtccaatatttaaaatgttttcgaCGAGTTCGAGTAAACTACATATTGCCTGATGCTGCAGTTAAGGCCAGAATACATTTACATGAAACACAAATTTGTGGGCAGgtgtcaaaatgtttttttgttcag ccAATACATACCAGTGGAGGTAACAGTCCTCATCTGAAACTGCCACCTCTTACTAAACAATTCCTCATCTCACCACCAGCCTCTCCACCTTTAGACTGGGAACCAGTGCATGAAGCTGAACCAgtcattaattttgatttattacatGCCATGGCCAATCTTGCTCCag GTCAAAGTCACGAACTTCATCCTCCGTCAGACAAACACCCAGCCATTGTTGTACATATTTGTGAAGACTCCTCAGACCCCGACATGAACCAACCTCCAAAGATTATCCAGACACGTAGACCACCATAG